In Alkalihalobacillus sp. FSL W8-0930, a single window of DNA contains:
- a CDS encoding XdhC family protein, protein MNDIHVVLDHLDQVKLPAYLATIVEVEGSAYKKESACMLIQSDGKTVGFISAGCLEQDLIERVKRGEDSQTVIYDMSAEDDVSFGSGAGCNGIIHVRLERMDSIYLTHLKQVKRLVQSGKEVLVVKDLSLNRSLFIPEGENPFGSASPFSRSEMEEIKHQADSLGYVSKRVYTQTGNPLFIQRITPKPRLILFGAGEDALPLVTMAADVGFNVMVSDWRQRLCTVERFPKATSVLHGFPHEVLQTLDVCSNDFVILMTHHFEHDRTLLKQLRGKELTFLGVLGSAKRTARLVEQEDVPPDVRSPVGLSIGAQGATEIAISIVAELIQVVRSKSTNVNKVLV, encoded by the coding sequence ATGAATGATATACATGTCGTGTTGGATCACCTAGATCAAGTAAAGCTACCAGCGTATCTTGCAACGATTGTTGAAGTTGAAGGATCTGCTTACAAAAAAGAATCGGCATGTATGTTGATTCAAAGCGATGGAAAGACAGTAGGGTTTATAAGCGCAGGTTGCCTAGAACAGGACTTAATTGAACGAGTGAAACGAGGAGAGGATTCACAAACCGTTATTTATGATATGAGTGCAGAAGACGACGTATCGTTTGGTTCAGGTGCAGGATGTAATGGCATTATCCATGTACGGCTAGAGAGGATGGATTCTATTTATCTCACTCATTTAAAACAAGTGAAAAGGCTTGTTCAAAGCGGGAAGGAGGTTCTTGTTGTGAAAGACCTGTCTCTGAACAGATCCTTATTTATTCCTGAAGGAGAGAACCCGTTTGGCAGTGCTTCACCTTTCTCAAGGTCTGAAATGGAGGAAATAAAACATCAAGCGGATTCCTTAGGTTATGTAAGTAAACGAGTGTATACACAGACAGGCAATCCCCTTTTTATACAGCGAATCACTCCGAAGCCGCGTTTAATCTTATTTGGAGCTGGAGAAGATGCTCTCCCGCTTGTGACAATGGCCGCAGATGTAGGGTTTAACGTCATGGTTTCGGATTGGCGCCAACGTTTATGTACAGTTGAACGGTTTCCCAAGGCAACAAGTGTCTTACATGGTTTCCCTCATGAAGTCCTGCAAACGTTAGATGTTTGCTCAAATGATTTTGTTATTCTTATGACCCATCATTTTGAGCATGATCGAACGCTCCTAAAGCAACTCAGAGGCAAAGAACTTACCTTTTTAGGAGTACTTGGATCGGCTAAACGAACCGCACGTTTAGTCGAGCAAGAGGATGTTCCACCAGATGTTCGTTCACCTGTTGGGCTTTCTATAGGAGCCCAAGGTGCCACAGAAATCGCCATAAGTATTGTTGCCGAGCTCATCCAGGTGGTTCGTTCAAAATCAACAAATGTAAATAAGGTGCTTGTTTGA
- a CDS encoding PucR family transcriptional regulator ligand-binding domain-containing protein, translating to MDWKREMKLQTLLTREPFTQLSVIAGASGLNHDISHVTMMDAPDILPYLKANDLLVTTGYHFKDKPWEMAHLIEEMSKRHCAGLFVKTERFIHALPQQVIDSANTLGFPILNLPSDWSLGDTVNQLLSIILDKRTNELRHAIDTHRQFTLQMMNGKGLNTLLSRLSGLIQHSVILTNSYLTPIAGQEQVLKSMPYLTELAQYGYLLLPKSTEVAFCDLATKQEMTVYPVHKHTNQPDLLFIKGSIAPSDHVNRLTIEQAVNVLSFERIREEAIKQTTRRIRNEFFSSFLDQTYSSTKEMENRASEFGLPVEQEYICAVGELDPLHEMWNDQSHHKEMDQLYDFLENELQSLAVPCYLFTKGEQLILLLSVNDLIEDTQAFCESFLELLQLRLSRFYEMTVSFGVSHVCSSFFAVHQGFEEAQKALFQHSGWRQPSSIHFFQSTDISGLLRMIPEKELIAYYHQTYKQLRLDYLDEDQTLLQTLFMYMECQCQISETAKQLFVHRNTVVYRLEKCEELLQTSLKDPEFTLQVRTAMRIKQLIES from the coding sequence GTGGATTGGAAGAGAGAGATGAAGCTACAAACCCTACTTACACGTGAACCATTTACTCAGCTATCCGTTATTGCTGGCGCATCTGGACTCAACCACGACATCAGTCATGTAACGATGATGGATGCGCCAGATATTTTACCATATTTAAAAGCAAATGATCTTCTGGTGACAACAGGCTACCATTTTAAAGATAAGCCTTGGGAAATGGCTCATTTAATTGAGGAGATGAGTAAAAGACATTGTGCAGGGCTCTTTGTGAAAACAGAACGCTTTATCCACGCCCTTCCTCAACAAGTCATTGATAGTGCGAATACTTTAGGTTTCCCTATTCTTAACCTTCCCTCAGATTGGTCTCTTGGAGATACCGTAAATCAACTGCTATCCATTATTTTAGATAAACGAACGAATGAGCTTCGACATGCCATTGATACGCACCGGCAATTTACGTTGCAAATGATGAACGGAAAAGGTCTTAATACATTACTTTCTCGATTAAGCGGGCTTATCCAACATTCCGTTATCTTAACAAATTCATATTTAACACCAATTGCCGGACAGGAACAGGTGCTTAAATCGATGCCATATTTAACAGAGCTCGCTCAGTACGGATATCTGCTTCTGCCAAAATCAACTGAAGTAGCATTTTGTGATCTAGCGACTAAGCAAGAAATGACGGTTTATCCAGTCCATAAACATACGAATCAACCAGATTTATTATTTATCAAAGGCTCAATCGCTCCATCTGACCACGTGAATCGACTGACCATTGAACAGGCTGTCAATGTATTATCCTTTGAACGGATCCGGGAAGAAGCGATTAAACAAACAACGCGCCGAATCCGTAATGAGTTCTTCTCAAGCTTTCTTGATCAGACGTATTCAAGTACAAAGGAGATGGAGAATAGAGCCAGTGAGTTTGGGTTACCAGTTGAACAAGAATATATTTGTGCGGTAGGAGAACTGGATCCTCTGCATGAGATGTGGAATGATCAAAGTCATCATAAAGAGATGGATCAGCTCTATGACTTTCTTGAGAATGAGCTGCAATCCTTAGCTGTCCCTTGTTACCTTTTTACAAAAGGAGAACAATTAATACTCCTTCTTTCTGTGAATGACTTAATTGAGGATACACAGGCATTCTGTGAGTCCTTCTTAGAACTTCTCCAATTACGGTTATCCCGTTTCTATGAAATGACGGTATCATTTGGAGTCAGTCACGTTTGCTCCTCTTTCTTTGCGGTACATCAAGGCTTTGAGGAAGCACAAAAAGCATTGTTTCAACATAGTGGCTGGCGCCAACCGTCCTCTATTCATTTCTTCCAGTCTACCGATATTAGCGGCTTACTTAGGATGATTCCTGAAAAAGAATTGATTGCCTATTATCATCAGACCTACAAACAATTACGTCTAGATTACTTAGATGAGGACCAAACACTGCTGCAGACATTGTTTATGTACATGGAATGCCAATGTCAGATTTCTGAAACAGCCAAACAGCTTTTTGTTCACCGGAACACGGTCGTTTATCGTTTGGAAAAGTGCGAGGAATTATTACAGACTTCATTAAAAGATCCAGAGTTTACGTTGCAAGTTCGTACCGCTATGCGGATTAAGCAATTAATCGAATCATAA
- a CDS encoding TetR/AcrR family transcriptional regulator: protein MTEKNKLIIENAIKLFSTNSISSTSIQDIATESGISKGAFYLHFKSKDALVVAIINYYSDLITSCIQKSDYDELAPREQYSRKLTDLFESILKHKDFILVQMKDPSIPLTDEMKSSLKRLNFKMTQFHQSYFTELYGEQIKPILWDLTLIIDGLFHSYLKFLIHAPVVEIRTLVPYILERVDSIVGGLKSEDALLKEEQIASVLTEFFEVDHSISVLDTLKEIRNTIRESDHKDDLFVSIDMLEEESQKARPRLPIIQGMLLNLHNEPGLRKLTQRLVTYYQLNDSLFND, encoded by the coding sequence ATGACCGAGAAAAATAAGCTAATTATTGAGAATGCGATTAAATTATTTTCAACAAACAGTATCTCATCCACATCCATTCAAGATATTGCGACTGAAAGTGGTATTTCAAAAGGGGCTTTTTACTTACATTTCAAATCAAAAGATGCCTTAGTTGTTGCTATTATTAACTATTATTCTGATTTAATAACCAGCTGTATCCAGAAAAGTGACTATGATGAGCTTGCTCCAAGAGAACAATATAGTCGAAAGCTCACTGATTTATTTGAATCTATTCTTAAGCACAAGGATTTTATACTCGTACAAATGAAAGACCCTTCGATCCCACTAACAGATGAGATGAAGTCAAGCCTTAAGCGTCTAAATTTTAAAATGACACAGTTTCACCAAAGCTATTTTACCGAATTGTATGGAGAGCAAATAAAGCCTATACTATGGGACTTAACACTGATCATTGATGGATTATTTCATTCCTACTTAAAGTTTTTAATTCATGCACCTGTTGTAGAAATTCGTACACTTGTGCCATATATATTAGAAAGGGTTGACTCCATTGTTGGGGGATTAAAGTCAGAGGATGCTCTTCTAAAAGAAGAACAGATAGCTTCCGTTTTGACCGAATTTTTTGAAGTGGATCACTCGATCTCTGTTTTAGATACACTCAAAGAGATACGAAATACGATTAGAGAATCCGATCATAAGGACGACCTTTTTGTATCCATCGATATGCTTGAAGAGGAATCTCAAAAAGCTCGCCCTCGCCTACCTATAATTCAAGGGATGTTATTGAACCTGCACAATGAACCTGGATTAAGAAAGCTGACTCAAAGGCTTGTCACCTATTATCAGCTTAATGACTCACTGTTTAATGACTAA
- the uraH gene encoding hydroxyisourate hydrolase, with product MTTVTTHVLDLTRGCPAEGIHVDIYALESNRKKRLISSQQTNADGRMDQPLISSEHFHEGEYEIHYAAGAYFRQQSLIEEKPHFTEWIVTRIFLSVAEEYYHIPLLVSPWGYQVYRGS from the coding sequence ATGACAACAGTAACTACTCATGTCCTTGATTTAACAAGAGGTTGCCCAGCAGAAGGGATTCATGTTGACATATACGCGCTCGAATCAAATAGGAAGAAACGTTTGATCTCATCACAACAAACAAATGCGGATGGTCGAATGGACCAACCACTCATATCTTCCGAGCATTTTCACGAAGGTGAATACGAGATCCACTACGCCGCAGGAGCATACTTTAGGCAACAGAGTCTAATTGAAGAGAAGCCGCATTTTACAGAATGGATTGTTACCCGAATCTTTCTATCTGTAGCCGAAGAATACTATCACATTCCACTTCTTGTTTCACCATGGGGCTATCAAGTGTATCGCGGAAGTTAA
- the pucL gene encoding factor-independent urate hydroxylase: protein MTKSQHEVAYGKGSVLAYRTYLPPLVGVKVIPESVFKGRSNILFASNIQVKVAGEAFRPSFSEGDNSLVVATDSMKNFIQRHLGSYNGSTMEGFLDYVARAFLDKYDQMSSVELTGDLLSFEQMDVTNGVERLASELVFKQSNNEQSQASLLMERLDDSYEITKQQSSLKNLQLIKVQGNSFSGFVRDEYTTLPEDSNRPLFIYLDIHWAYEHQSDALGHQPELYVAAEQIRDLAASIFDQTETKSIQHLIYEIGCTILSTFPQLTHVSFESQNHTWDLIVEDIPGSVGKVYTEPRPPYGFQLFTVTREDVGSRQKQQSQEGVR from the coding sequence ATGACAAAATCTCAGCATGAAGTTGCGTATGGAAAAGGGAGTGTGCTTGCCTATCGCACATATCTTCCTCCTCTTGTGGGGGTAAAAGTAATTCCTGAATCGGTCTTTAAAGGACGATCCAATATTTTATTTGCTTCCAATATACAAGTAAAGGTAGCAGGGGAAGCCTTTCGTCCGTCTTTTTCAGAAGGAGATAACTCATTAGTTGTGGCAACCGATTCAATGAAGAACTTCATTCAGCGTCATTTGGGATCTTATAATGGTTCGACTATGGAAGGATTCCTCGATTATGTCGCTAGAGCTTTTTTAGATAAATACGATCAAATGTCGTCAGTAGAGCTTACAGGAGATCTTCTATCATTTGAACAGATGGATGTCACAAATGGAGTGGAACGGCTTGCCAGTGAGCTTGTTTTTAAACAGTCAAACAACGAACAATCACAAGCTTCCCTACTCATGGAGCGACTGGATGATTCATACGAAATCACTAAACAACAAAGTAGCTTAAAAAATCTTCAACTCATTAAAGTTCAAGGGAATTCCTTTTCTGGTTTTGTGAGAGATGAATACACCACGTTACCTGAGGATTCAAATCGTCCCTTGTTTATTTACTTAGACATTCATTGGGCTTATGAACATCAGAGTGATGCGCTTGGTCATCAACCTGAACTGTATGTAGCAGCTGAGCAAATTCGTGATCTTGCAGCATCTATCTTTGACCAGACAGAAACAAAATCAATTCAGCATTTAATTTATGAAATAGGATGCACGATTTTATCAACGTTTCCTCAGCTCACACATGTGTCATTTGAATCACAGAACCACACGTGGGATCTCATTGTAGAAGACATTCCAGGATCAGTTGGAAAAGTCTATACAGAGCCAAGACCACCTTATGGATTTCAGCTCTTTACCGTAACGAGGGAAGATGTAGGTAGTCGACAAAAGCAACAGTCTCAAGAGGGTGTACGGTAA
- the allB gene encoding allantoinase AllB, which produces MYDVVIRHAKVVLETGVVESEIGINNGKIAELSKTISIQGVKEIDAKGQYVFPGAVDVHVHLNEPGRAFWEGFETGSSMFAAGGTTTFVDMPLNGIPSTVTKKDLYDKARLGEEKSIVDFGLWGGLVPGNVHELAGLSEAGCLGFKAFLSPTGNKEFESVGDKDLIEGMDRIAELGKVLALHAESGPMTTFLTEKMKSQHRTTYHDYLASRPIEAEVEAVDRALHYAKITGCPLHFVHISSVAAVSRIEQAKAQGMNVSLETCPHYLLFSHEALFEKKNLAKCAPPLRKQEDHLQLRQAMKDGRIDFLTSDHSPCAAELKDASTYSIFDAWGGINGGGVTLLGAIQFAIEEKLDFSHVVNWTAKHPAERFGLSQRKGSIKEGKDADLVFVALQSHEVTLENMYARHPLSLYTSEQFDARIETVLASGIQVFSQENGPIQSRTGTWLTA; this is translated from the coding sequence ATGTACGATGTAGTGATTCGTCATGCAAAAGTTGTATTGGAAACAGGAGTAGTTGAAAGTGAAATCGGCATTAACAATGGAAAAATTGCTGAGCTATCCAAGACTATTTCAATACAGGGAGTAAAGGAAATAGATGCAAAGGGACAGTACGTGTTTCCAGGAGCTGTAGACGTACACGTACACCTAAATGAACCAGGTCGTGCGTTCTGGGAAGGCTTTGAAACAGGTTCAAGTATGTTTGCAGCAGGTGGAACAACCACATTCGTTGATATGCCCTTAAACGGCATCCCTTCTACTGTAACAAAGAAGGACCTGTATGATAAAGCGAGATTGGGTGAAGAAAAATCAATTGTCGATTTTGGTCTCTGGGGTGGATTGGTTCCAGGAAATGTACATGAACTTGCTGGGTTGTCCGAAGCTGGTTGCTTAGGTTTTAAAGCCTTTTTGTCTCCAACGGGAAACAAAGAATTTGAATCGGTAGGAGATAAGGACCTAATTGAAGGAATGGACCGAATTGCCGAGCTTGGCAAGGTTCTTGCTCTTCATGCAGAAAGTGGCCCAATGACAACCTTCTTAACTGAAAAAATGAAGAGTCAGCATCGAACGACTTATCATGATTACTTAGCATCCCGTCCGATTGAGGCAGAAGTAGAGGCTGTTGACCGAGCGTTACACTATGCAAAAATCACAGGCTGTCCTCTACATTTTGTCCATATAAGCAGTGTAGCGGCCGTTTCAAGAATCGAGCAGGCAAAAGCACAAGGGATGAATGTGTCACTAGAAACATGTCCTCACTACTTACTATTTTCACATGAAGCGTTATTTGAAAAGAAGAATCTTGCAAAGTGTGCACCTCCACTTAGAAAGCAGGAGGACCATCTACAACTTCGTCAGGCAATGAAGGATGGCCGAATTGACTTTTTAACATCCGATCACTCCCCATGCGCGGCCGAGCTAAAGGATGCTTCGACCTATTCTATTTTTGATGCATGGGGAGGGATTAATGGAGGAGGCGTCACATTACTTGGTGCCATTCAATTTGCTATCGAAGAGAAGCTAGATTTCTCTCATGTGGTGAACTGGACGGCAAAACATCCGGCAGAGCGGTTTGGCCTTAGTCAACGAAAGGGTTCGATTAAGGAAGGGAAGGATGCGGATCTTGTTTTTGTCGCCCTTCAGTCGCACGAAGTGACCCTTGAAAACATGTATGCGAGACACCCCCTTTCTCTATATACAAGTGAACAATTTGATGCACGCATTGAAACGGTTCTTGCATCAGGCATCCAGGTTTTTTCTCAGGAGAATGGACCCATCCAATCAAGGACAGGAACATGGTTAACAGCTTAA
- the uraD gene encoding 2-oxo-4-hydroxy-4-carboxy-5-ureidoimidazoline decarboxylase: protein MSVIKQTLDQLNHCSPEEFVETLAGMYEHSPWVAEQVVNYRPFKSIHSLYEAMKMEVSQSDEATKLNLLCAHPNLGERIQMTDSSKAEQSQAGLTELTEEEFKSFKALNKRYMATFTFPFILAVKGKKKQEIYHEMERRVHHSAETEFDTALAEVDKIALFRLKDLIQE, encoded by the coding sequence ATGTCAGTGATAAAACAAACACTTGATCAGCTTAATCACTGTTCACCTGAAGAATTCGTTGAAACCCTTGCAGGAATGTATGAGCATTCACCATGGGTGGCTGAACAAGTGGTGAACTATCGACCTTTTAAGTCCATTCATTCTCTTTATGAAGCAATGAAAATGGAAGTCAGTCAATCGGACGAAGCCACCAAGTTAAACCTGCTTTGTGCGCATCCGAATCTCGGAGAACGAATTCAGATGACAGATTCATCAAAAGCAGAGCAAAGCCAAGCAGGTCTCACTGAATTAACAGAAGAGGAGTTTAAAAGCTTTAAAGCACTTAACAAACGTTATATGGCCACATTTACGTTTCCATTTATTTTAGCTGTAAAAGGGAAAAAGAAGCAGGAAATTTATCATGAGATGGAAAGAAGGGTCCACCACTCAGCTGAAACAGAGTTTGACACAGCTTTGGCCGAGGTTGACAAGATTGCCTTATTCCGTTTAAAGGATCTTATTCAAGAGTAA
- a CDS encoding efflux RND transporter permease subunit, whose product MKKIIEFSLRNKFALWLLTIMVVVAGLYSGLNMKMETIPNINTPIITISTTYPGATPEEVVDKVTQPIEQQVEGLNGVSNVTSSSFQNASSIQIEYRFSKDMDEALTEVKDALDGQEFPDGVTDPSISRLSLTAFPVLTLSASGEDSLTELTDLIENDVAPTLEGLDGVASVSLSGQSVKEVQLRFDEDELLANGLDEDTVLQIIQGSDVTFPLGLYTFGDQEQSVVIDGDVNTIEDLQSIAIPISPVGGEEQQPSMDMDAEAGIPAAGEQDLPVDIEIPTISLGELAEIEVVNESSSISRTNGKDAIGLQIVSTADANTVDVVDQALEAAADLEEKYDGLEIVSTLDLGEPIKESVETMISKALFGALFAMIIILLFLRNVKTTIISVISIPLSLLIAILILNQMDITLNVMTLGAMTVAIGRVIDDSIVVIENIFRRMGMADEPLKGKALIVDATKEMFMPILSSTIVTISVFLPLGLVEGMVGELFLPFALTVVFALLASLLVAITIVPMMAHSMFKKGLSKSNMSHEEKPSRLSNGYKYVLNWSLNHKWITSIVAIALLIGSLFLVPAVGVSFLPADEEKALYITYNPEPGQTLSEVEEIAGEAETFLTERDGVELIQLSIGGDNPMSFGPSNSSIIFVEYADDFSGFVDEQEKVMDELTAMTEKGTWANQDFTGMSGSSSELAVQVSGPSIEVIEPVVKEVEQLLSEQEDLSDVDTSLSEQYEQFNLIADAEELSKNGLTAAQVGMALSNQGQREVLTTVNEDGAELDVFVESEEESFANIDELLDKTIVTALGEEIAIRDVVNVEEGTTPDTISKRNGDIYADASGKITSNDIGAVATSVQSELDELDLPTGVDVSMGGVSADIEESFTQLGLAMLAAIAIVYFVLVLTFGGGLAPFAILFSLPFTVIGALVALLIAGETISVSSMIGALMLIGIVVTNAIVLIDRVIHQENEGLSTREALLEAGSTRLRPILMTAIATIGALLPLAFGFEGGGLISKGLGVTVIGGLTSSTLLTLLIVPLVYELLMKLKKRVVKE is encoded by the coding sequence ATGAAAAAGATTATTGAGTTTTCATTAAGGAATAAGTTTGCTTTATGGTTACTAACCATCATGGTTGTGGTAGCTGGTCTCTACTCCGGGTTGAACATGAAGATGGAAACTATTCCGAACATTAATACTCCAATTATTACGATCTCAACAACCTATCCAGGTGCTACACCTGAGGAAGTTGTAGATAAAGTAACGCAACCGATAGAGCAGCAGGTAGAAGGATTAAATGGTGTTTCTAATGTAACCTCTAGCTCCTTTCAAAATGCTTCATCGATTCAAATAGAATATCGATTTAGTAAAGATATGGATGAAGCACTAACGGAGGTAAAAGACGCGTTGGATGGTCAGGAATTTCCTGATGGCGTGACTGATCCTTCAATATCCAGGTTAAGTTTAACGGCCTTTCCTGTGCTGACGTTAAGTGCGTCGGGTGAGGATTCTCTTACTGAACTAACTGATTTGATTGAGAATGACGTAGCACCAACCTTAGAAGGATTAGACGGTGTTGCCTCTGTTAGTTTAAGTGGACAGTCAGTGAAAGAAGTTCAGCTTCGATTCGACGAGGATGAACTACTTGCCAATGGATTAGATGAAGATACTGTTTTACAAATCATTCAAGGCTCGGATGTAACCTTCCCACTTGGATTATATACATTTGGAGATCAGGAACAGTCTGTTGTTATTGACGGTGATGTGAATACGATTGAAGATCTCCAATCTATAGCAATCCCAATTAGTCCAGTTGGGGGAGAAGAACAACAGCCTTCTATGGATATGGATGCCGAAGCTGGAATACCTGCAGCTGGTGAGCAAGATCTACCGGTTGATATAGAGATTCCAACAATCTCACTCGGTGAGCTTGCTGAGATTGAAGTTGTAAATGAATCAAGCTCCATTTCGAGAACCAATGGAAAAGATGCAATAGGTCTACAAATTGTAAGCACAGCAGATGCAAATACGGTTGATGTTGTTGATCAAGCGCTAGAAGCGGCTGCAGATCTTGAAGAAAAGTATGATGGACTTGAAATTGTTTCAACACTTGATTTAGGTGAGCCAATTAAAGAATCGGTTGAAACAATGATTAGCAAAGCATTATTCGGTGCATTGTTTGCGATGATCATCATTTTGCTGTTTTTACGGAATGTGAAAACAACGATTATCTCGGTCATTTCAATTCCTTTATCTCTATTAATTGCGATCCTCATCTTAAACCAAATGGATATTACGTTAAATGTCATGACACTTGGCGCGATGACCGTTGCTATTGGCCGAGTCATTGACGATTCCATTGTTGTCATCGAAAACATTTTTAGGCGGATGGGCATGGCGGATGAACCACTAAAAGGAAAAGCATTAATTGTGGATGCCACAAAAGAAATGTTTATGCCGATTCTTTCATCCACTATTGTTACAATCTCTGTTTTCCTACCACTAGGATTAGTAGAGGGAATGGTTGGTGAATTGTTTCTTCCATTCGCATTAACTGTTGTCTTCGCGCTACTTGCTTCATTATTAGTAGCCATTACGATTGTGCCTATGATGGCTCATTCGATGTTTAAAAAGGGCTTAAGTAAAAGCAACATGTCTCATGAGGAAAAGCCAAGTCGACTATCTAATGGATACAAATATGTGTTGAATTGGTCGCTAAATCATAAATGGATTACATCCATTGTGGCGATTGCTTTATTGATTGGTAGTCTGTTCTTAGTCCCTGCTGTTGGTGTCAGCTTCTTACCGGCAGATGAGGAAAAAGCATTGTATATTACCTATAACCCAGAACCAGGTCAGACTTTATCTGAGGTCGAGGAGATTGCTGGAGAAGCGGAAACCTTCCTCACTGAACGAGACGGGGTTGAGCTCATTCAGTTATCAATTGGTGGAGACAATCCGATGAGCTTTGGTCCATCGAACTCGTCTATTATCTTTGTAGAATATGCTGATGATTTTAGCGGATTTGTAGACGAACAAGAAAAAGTAATGGATGAACTAACGGCAATGACCGAGAAAGGGACTTGGGCTAATCAAGACTTTACTGGCATGTCTGGAAGTTCGAGTGAGCTTGCTGTTCAGGTAAGTGGTCCCTCGATCGAAGTCATTGAACCTGTTGTAAAAGAAGTAGAACAATTATTATCCGAGCAAGAGGATCTTTCGGATGTGGATACAAGTTTATCTGAACAATATGAGCAATTTAATTTAATTGCTGATGCAGAAGAACTAAGTAAAAACGGTTTAACAGCTGCACAAGTAGGCATGGCTCTTTCAAATCAGGGACAGCGTGAGGTACTCACAACTGTTAACGAGGATGGAGCAGAGCTTGATGTGTTTGTTGAATCGGAGGAAGAATCATTTGCAAATATTGATGAATTACTAGATAAAACAATTGTGACGGCACTTGGTGAAGAGATAGCAATTCGCGATGTCGTTAATGTGGAGGAAGGAACTACTCCAGATACGATCTCAAAACGAAATGGCGACATTTATGCAGACGCATCAGGAAAAATCACAAGTAATGATATTGGAGCAGTCGCAACGTCCGTTCAATCTGAACTTGATGAACTGGATCTACCTACTGGTGTAGACGTTTCAATGGGCGGGGTGTCTGCTGATATTGAGGAATCATTTACTCAGCTTGGGCTAGCCATGCTTGCCGCCATCGCTATTGTTTACTTTGTTCTTGTCTTGACATTTGGTGGAGGGTTGGCCCCATTTGCAATCCTATTCTCGCTACCATTTACCGTAATTGGTGCACTTGTCGCCTTACTCATTGCGGGTGAGACCATTAGTGTATCCTCTATGATTGGTGCGCTTATGTTAATTGGGATTGTTGTAACAAATGCGATTGTATTGATTGACCGAGTGATTCACCAAGAAAACGAAGGATTGTCTACTAGAGAGGCACTGCTTGAAGCAGGATCTACACGACTACGTCCGATTCTGATGACAGCCATTGCGACAATTGGTGCGCTTCTCCCATTAGCCTTTGGATTTGAGGGCGGAGGACTAATCTCTAAAGGTCTTGGAGTGACCGTTATTGGAGGATTAACAAGTTCAACTCTACTCACGTTGTTAATCGTACCGTTAGTCTATGAATTACTAATGAAGCTTAAAAAACGTGTAGTAAAAGAGTAA